A DNA window from Litorivicinus lipolyticus contains the following coding sequences:
- a CDS encoding 5-(carboxyamino)imidazole ribonucleotide synthase, with protein sequence MTKRIGVIGAGQLARMLQPEVTALGGTLTVLDPDARAPASANADAQVMGGYHDAEAIAALAAQVDVITVELEDVGVDALARVRDAGTPVYPAPELIALIRDKLTQKQAYRRLGIPTSPFVEVNPDNAAAFADFGYPLVQKTRTGGYDGRGVVVMDSEADYPERLTSPSFIEKKVDARMELAVMVARTPDGQCAVFEPVEMVVDPDLNLLDLLLTPARIDGELRTQAQSLAETVVTQLQGVGLFGVELFVTHDDQLLVNEIAPRAHNSGHHSIEACQTSQFGQQARLLLGLPLGSTEQPKPAALVNLIGAQGWQGPTEVEGLSAALAIPGVSVHLYGKAECRPGRKMGHFSVVADSVDQVLANARAAKAILVIKGHNAQ encoded by the coding sequence ATGACCAAGCGAATTGGCGTCATTGGCGCGGGCCAGCTGGCCCGCATGCTTCAGCCCGAAGTCACCGCATTGGGGGGCACCCTGACGGTACTGGACCCGGATGCCCGCGCGCCGGCAAGCGCCAATGCCGATGCCCAGGTGATGGGCGGCTATCACGACGCCGAGGCCATCGCGGCGTTGGCTGCACAGGTCGACGTCATTACGGTTGAGCTGGAAGACGTCGGGGTCGACGCCCTGGCACGCGTGCGCGACGCCGGCACGCCGGTCTATCCGGCGCCGGAACTGATTGCCCTGATCCGCGACAAACTGACCCAAAAACAAGCCTACCGGCGCCTGGGTATCCCGACCTCGCCGTTTGTTGAGGTCAACCCGGACAATGCCGCCGCCTTTGCCGACTTTGGCTACCCGCTGGTTCAAAAAACACGCACCGGTGGCTATGACGGCCGCGGTGTTGTGGTGATGGACAGCGAAGCGGACTACCCCGAACGCTTGACGAGTCCGTCCTTTATCGAGAAAAAAGTCGACGCACGCATGGAGCTGGCGGTCATGGTCGCGCGCACGCCGGATGGCCAGTGTGCGGTGTTCGAGCCGGTCGAAATGGTCGTCGACCCCGACTTGAACCTGTTGGATCTGTTGCTGACGCCGGCGCGCATTGACGGCGAACTGCGCACCCAGGCTCAGTCCTTGGCCGAGACCGTGGTCACTCAGTTGCAGGGCGTTGGTTTGTTCGGGGTCGAATTGTTCGTGACCCATGACGACCAATTGCTGGTCAATGAAATCGCGCCACGCGCACACAACTCCGGTCATCACAGCATCGAAGCCTGCCAGACCAGCCAATTTGGGCAACAGGCGCGATTGCTGTTGGGCTTGCCGCTGGGCAGCACCGAACAGCCCAAGCCGGCAGCGCTGGTTAACTTGATCGGGGCCCAAGGTTGGCAGGGCCCAACCGAGGTCGAGGGCTTGTCAGCGGCACTGGCTATTCCCGGCGTCAGCGTTCATCTTTACGGTAAGGCGGAATGCCGCCCCGGTCGCAAGATGGGCCACTTTAGTGTGGTGGCCGACAGCGTCGATCAGGTTCTGGCAAACGCCAGGGCGGCTAAGGCGATATTGGTTATCAAAGGACACAACGCACAATGA
- the purE gene encoding 5-(carboxyamino)imidazole ribonucleotide mutase → MKQVGIIMGSDSDLNVMRAAADTLAEFGVEFELTIVSAHRTPDRMVRYARSAAERGLKAIIAGAGGAAHLPGMVAAMTTVPVIGVPVNITAMQGQDSLMSIVQMPKGIPVATVAIDNSANAALLALRIIGTGDARIQAQLAQHLVDMEHQVLAKADTVAGEYGDVVV, encoded by the coding sequence ATGAAACAAGTTGGCATCATCATGGGCAGCGACAGTGACCTGAACGTCATGCGCGCGGCCGCGGATACCCTGGCCGAATTCGGGGTCGAATTTGAGCTGACCATCGTGTCGGCGCATCGTACGCCGGATCGCATGGTTCGCTACGCGCGCTCGGCCGCAGAACGCGGCCTCAAAGCGATCATCGCCGGCGCCGGCGGTGCCGCACACTTGCCTGGCATGGTCGCGGCCATGACCACCGTGCCGGTCATTGGTGTGCCGGTGAACATTACCGCGATGCAAGGCCAGGACAGCCTGATGAGCATTGTTCAAATGCCCAAGGGGATTCCGGTGGCGACCGTGGCCATTGATAACTCGGCGAATGCTGCGTTGTTGGCGCTGCGCATTATTGGCACCGGCGACGCCCGGATCCAGGCCCAGTTGGCCCAGCACCTGGTCGACATGGAGCACCAAGTATTGGCCAAAGCCGACACCGTGGCAGGGGAGTACGGCGATGTTGTCGTCTGA
- a CDS encoding ATP-binding protein, translating to MLSSELNARLLALLDRLEPALPPRFDPVDFEDVLAVGYQSAGVGGGLVPMQAALDQRFSDLLAMDRQQQQFRANAELFLKGWPCNHVLLWGARGTGKSSLVRALLTDYHDRGLRLIEFAKADLGRLPQVLAQLADLPYHFVVFCDDLSFESGDTGYQALKTVLEGSIASVPSNLMVVATSNRKHLVPELAADNLASTGDVRDGGEVHLADSINERISLADRFGLSLSFYQYAQADYLDICRHAYGQMAAQVDIALPKFDDQMAIEASRFAIERGGRGGRVAHQFVRDWVARWLMAQS from the coding sequence ATGTTGTCGTCTGAATTAAACGCGCGCTTGCTGGCGCTGCTGGATCGGCTGGAGCCGGCGTTACCACCACGTTTCGACCCGGTTGATTTTGAAGACGTGTTGGCCGTGGGTTACCAGTCCGCAGGTGTAGGCGGCGGTTTGGTACCCATGCAGGCAGCATTGGATCAACGGTTCAGCGACCTGTTGGCGATGGACCGCCAGCAACAGCAGTTCCGCGCCAATGCCGAGCTATTTTTGAAGGGCTGGCCGTGTAATCACGTGCTGTTGTGGGGGGCTCGCGGTACCGGCAAAAGCTCCTTGGTGCGGGCTTTGCTGACCGACTATCACGACCGAGGATTGCGCCTGATCGAATTTGCCAAGGCGGATTTGGGGCGACTGCCGCAGGTACTGGCGCAATTGGCTGACCTGCCGTATCACTTTGTAGTGTTTTGTGACGACCTGTCATTTGAGTCCGGCGACACCGGCTACCAAGCGCTTAAGACCGTGCTCGAAGGGTCGATTGCCAGCGTGCCGTCAAATCTGATGGTGGTGGCGACGTCCAATCGCAAGCACTTGGTGCCAGAACTGGCCGCTGATAACCTAGCTTCGACGGGGGATGTGCGTGACGGTGGCGAAGTGCACCTGGCGGACAGCATCAATGAGCGCATTTCGTTGGCTGATCGCTTTGGTCTCAGCCTCAGCTTTTACCAATACGCCCAGGCCGACTACCTAGATATTTGCCGTCACGCCTACGGCCAAATGGCCGCGCAGGTGGACATCGCACTGCCAAAGTTCGACGACCAGATGGCCATCGAAGCGAGCCGGTTTGCGATTGAGCGCGGCGGTCGTGGCGGCCGCGTGGCGCACCAGTTTGTGCGCGATTGGGTGGCGCGCTGGCTGATGGCGCAGTCTTAG
- a CDS encoding gamma carbonic anhydrase family protein has product MAVRTWNGHQPELGTDVFVDPMACVLGEVKLGDHVSIWPGAVLRGDVNHIHIGDYSNVQDGAIVHCSHKSEANPAGFPTVLGTRVTVGHQACLHGCTIGNNVLIGIGATVLDGAVVEDNVVIAAGALVPPRKRLESGYMYVGVPAKAARPLTDNELAFFEYTTNHYVKLQATHRACDWAGD; this is encoded by the coding sequence ATGGCTGTCAGGACATGGAATGGGCACCAGCCCGAGCTTGGAACCGATGTATTTGTCGACCCAATGGCGTGCGTATTAGGTGAGGTAAAACTCGGCGATCATGTCTCGATCTGGCCCGGCGCGGTATTGCGTGGCGACGTTAACCACATTCACATTGGCGACTATTCCAACGTTCAGGACGGCGCCATCGTTCACTGCAGCCACAAAAGCGAGGCCAACCCCGCCGGCTTTCCAACCGTCCTGGGCACCCGTGTCACCGTCGGCCATCAAGCCTGTCTGCACGGCTGCACCATTGGTAACAATGTACTGATCGGGATTGGCGCGACCGTGCTTGACGGCGCCGTGGTCGAGGACAATGTAGTCATCGCCGCGGGCGCTTTAGTGCCACCGCGCAAGCGCTTGGAATCCGGCTACATGTATGTCGGCGTGCCGGCCAAAGCAGCACGCCCACTGACTGACAACGAGTTAGCGTTTTTCGAGTACACCACTAACCACTACGTCAAGTTGCAAGCCACGCACCGCGCCTGCGACTGGGCTGGCGACTAA
- the prlC gene encoding oligopeptidase A produces MTNPLLQDHALPAFSAIEPEHIQPAIEALIANAKQTIDRVTAVDALTPTWAGLIAPIDAASERLSQAFSPVGHIKAVIDTPALRDAYNQCLPLLSEFATWVGQHTALYNAYKALRASPEYSALDDARRKVIDDGVRDFELAGVGLSGDAKKRYGDIKARLSDLSSAFSDAVLDASQAWTLHLADDSRLDGVPDSIRGMMAQLAAARELDGFLVTLDAPVVMTVLSFARDRALRETVYTAWTTRASDQGPNAGQYDNSERINEILALRHELSQLLGFANYAERSLATKMASNSDQVIDFLSDLADKARPFAEAEVASVRAFAKDAGVDPMEPWDTGFYSERLKERDFDLDQEALRPWFPLPQVLNGLFSITGELFDFRVEQEKDVDLWHDEASFWRILRGEETLGFFYLDVYAREGKRGGAWMDVCRSRWREPDSILQLPVAYLTCNFTRPVGDQPALLTHDEAVTLFHEFGHGLHHMLTQQEALGVSGIAGVPWDAVELPSQFLENWCYLPEGLARMSGHVDSGEPLPRAELDKLIAARGFQAGMQTLRQVEFALFDFELHAHYDPEAPMPFMDVLAGVRDRVAVMPAPAFGRFPCAFSHIFAGGYAAGYYSYKWAEVLSADAFSRFEEEGVMSAEVGRSFAENILERGGSADPMALFIAFRGRQPSVDALLRHNGLAA; encoded by the coding sequence ATGACCAATCCGTTACTCCAAGACCACGCGCTGCCTGCTTTTAGTGCGATCGAGCCTGAACACATTCAGCCGGCCATTGAAGCCTTGATTGCGAATGCCAAACAGACCATTGATCGGGTCACCGCGGTGGACGCGCTGACGCCGACCTGGGCAGGTTTAATTGCGCCGATCGATGCCGCTAGCGAACGTTTAAGCCAGGCGTTCTCGCCGGTTGGCCACATCAAGGCGGTGATTGATACGCCGGCGCTGCGAGACGCTTACAATCAGTGCTTGCCGTTGTTGTCGGAGTTCGCCACCTGGGTGGGCCAGCACACGGCGCTGTACAACGCTTATAAAGCGCTGCGCGCCTCGCCTGAATATTCCGCTCTGGACGATGCACGGCGCAAGGTTATTGATGACGGTGTGCGCGATTTTGAGTTGGCCGGTGTCGGGCTCAGTGGCGATGCAAAAAAACGCTATGGCGACATCAAGGCGCGCTTGTCGGACCTGTCGTCGGCGTTTTCCGATGCGGTGTTGGACGCGTCCCAGGCCTGGACTTTACATCTGGCCGACGACAGCCGCCTTGACGGTGTTCCGGACAGCATTCGCGGGATGATGGCGCAGCTGGCGGCGGCGCGTGAATTGGATGGTTTTTTGGTGACTTTGGATGCGCCGGTGGTGATGACGGTGCTGTCGTTTGCCCGCGACCGAGCGCTGCGTGAAACCGTCTATACGGCCTGGACTACGCGCGCCAGCGACCAGGGCCCGAATGCCGGTCAATACGACAACAGCGAGCGGATCAATGAAATCTTGGCACTGCGTCACGAGTTGTCGCAGTTGCTGGGGTTTGCTAACTACGCCGAGCGTTCGTTGGCGACTAAAATGGCCAGCAATAGCGACCAAGTGATCGACTTTTTGAGCGACCTGGCGGACAAGGCACGGCCCTTTGCCGAGGCCGAAGTGGCCAGCGTTCGGGCCTTTGCCAAAGACGCCGGGGTCGACCCGATGGAGCCGTGGGACACGGGCTTTTACAGCGAACGCTTGAAAGAGCGAGACTTTGATCTGGACCAGGAGGCGCTGCGTCCGTGGTTCCCGCTGCCGCAAGTGCTGAACGGGCTGTTTAGCATCACCGGCGAGCTGTTTGATTTTCGTGTCGAGCAGGAAAAAGACGTTGATCTGTGGCATGACGAAGCCAGCTTTTGGCGCATTCTGCGCGGCGAGGAAACCCTCGGCTTTTTCTACCTGGATGTGTACGCCCGCGAAGGCAAGCGCGGCGGCGCGTGGATGGATGTGTGTCGCTCGCGCTGGCGCGAGCCGGACAGCATATTGCAGCTGCCGGTGGCCTATTTGACCTGTAACTTCACTCGTCCCGTGGGCGATCAGCCAGCGCTGTTGACCCACGATGAGGCGGTCACGCTGTTCCATGAGTTTGGCCACGGTTTGCACCATATGTTGACCCAACAAGAGGCGCTCGGGGTGTCGGGCATTGCCGGTGTGCCCTGGGACGCGGTCGAGTTGCCGAGCCAGTTCCTGGAAAATTGGTGCTACCTGCCCGAGGGTTTGGCGCGCATGTCTGGGCATGTTGACAGTGGCGAGCCGTTGCCGCGAGCCGAATTGGACAAGCTGATTGCCGCGCGCGGGTTCCAGGCCGGCATGCAGACCCTGCGTCAGGTCGAGTTCGCGCTGTTTGATTTTGAATTGCACGCCCACTACGACCCCGAAGCGCCGATGCCCTTTATGGACGTGTTGGCGGGGGTGCGTGATCGCGTCGCGGTCATGCCCGCGCCCGCGTTTGGCCGATTCCCCTGTGCGTTTAGCCACATTTTTGCCGGCGGCTACGCGGCCGGCTATTACAGTTACAAGTGGGCCGAGGTGTTAAGCGCCGATGCCTTCAGCCGTTTCGAAGAAGAGGGCGTGATGAGTGCCGAGGTCGGGCGCAGCTTTGCCGAAAACATATTAGAACGCGGCGGCAGTGCCGACCCGATGGCGCTGTTTATCGCCTTTCGTGGGCGTCAGCCCAGCGTTGATGCACTGCTTCGGCATAATGGGTTGGCGGCATGA
- a CDS encoding YheV family putative zinc ribbon protein codes for MIKRFIAGAVCPKCSGRDKIRAWSNDAGTQLRECVACGFEDAIYADAPSELVTRVNQDRAGPKTTDDIAPIRFVPEVKK; via the coding sequence ATGATTAAGCGTTTTATTGCCGGTGCCGTGTGCCCGAAGTGCAGTGGTCGCGACAAAATTCGCGCCTGGAGCAACGACGCCGGAACCCAGCTGCGCGAGTGTGTGGCCTGTGGTTTTGAGGATGCGATTTACGCCGATGCACCGAGCGAGCTGGTGACGCGTGTCAACCAGGACCGCGCGGGTCCAAAAACGACCGACGACATTGCACCGATTCGGTTTGTCCCGGAGGTTAAAAAATGA
- a CDS encoding entericidin A/B family lipoprotein produces MKRLIGLCVVLMMAGCATVEGLGKDIQKAGERLEEAAQR; encoded by the coding sequence ATGAAGCGACTGATTGGCCTATGTGTGGTCCTGATGATGGCCGGCTGCGCCACCGTTGAGGGCCTGGGCAAAGACATTCAAAAGGCCGGTGAGCGCCTTGAAGAAGCCGCCCAACGCTAG
- a CDS encoding MATE family efflux transporter, which yields MIATTPNNSKAQALLAAWKLAWPLIVANASLPLMAAVDTAVAGRLDGPQPLAAIALGGAWVTLVFWAFGFLRIAMGGLAAQAFGRGDRHDSWNLLAQGLVIAVAIGAALSVAGWWLIDPVLARLALEPGLGQQTLAYTGVRWGGAILALAYYALHGWLMGQGNTRALAVVLVATNLINMALSAGLGLWAGQGVAGIALATVLSQLAGVAMAVWLVHRQLGSLWMGWPNWAGARQLFSANALVFVRALALLAVFTWFNTQSALLSAMDAAVNAILLTLLAVAAYSLDGFADAAEIQTGHAIGRRDPSALRLALWAGAVCSLTSAALASLLLWLGAPWWVGLLSNQAAISDQALAVFWWLAPLPLVAWISYFFDGVFIGANRFKPMAWIMLASTGLVYFPLWYATQGAGLAGLWIAFWGWQLARAGAMACFFKWRLWPSLG from the coding sequence ATGATCGCCACAACCCCAAACAATTCAAAGGCTCAAGCCCTACTCGCGGCCTGGAAACTGGCGTGGCCGTTGATTGTCGCGAATGCCTCACTGCCACTGATGGCGGCCGTTGATACCGCCGTGGCCGGGCGCCTGGACGGTCCGCAACCCCTGGCCGCCATTGCCCTGGGCGGCGCGTGGGTGACCTTGGTGTTTTGGGCCTTTGGTTTTTTACGCATTGCCATGGGCGGACTGGCGGCACAGGCTTTTGGGCGTGGCGATCGTCACGACAGCTGGAATTTACTGGCCCAGGGGCTGGTGATTGCGGTCGCCATCGGCGCTGCACTCAGCGTCGCCGGCTGGTGGCTGATTGACCCGGTGCTGGCCAGGCTGGCGCTGGAACCAGGACTGGGCCAGCAAACCCTGGCCTATACTGGCGTGCGCTGGGGCGGTGCGATATTGGCACTGGCGTACTACGCGCTGCACGGCTGGTTAATGGGTCAGGGCAACACCCGGGCCTTAGCCGTGGTGCTGGTCGCCACCAACCTGATCAACATGGCACTCAGCGCAGGGTTGGGGCTGTGGGCCGGACAGGGGGTCGCCGGCATCGCGCTGGCAACCGTACTCAGCCAGCTGGCCGGGGTCGCCATGGCCGTGTGGCTGGTGCACCGGCAACTGGGCAGCCTGTGGATGGGATGGCCAAACTGGGCCGGCGCGCGCCAGCTGTTCAGTGCCAACGCCCTGGTGTTTGTGCGCGCACTGGCGCTGTTGGCGGTGTTCACCTGGTTTAACACCCAGTCCGCCCTGTTAAGCGCCATGGATGCCGCCGTCAATGCGATCTTACTGACCCTTTTGGCGGTCGCCGCCTATTCATTGGATGGGTTTGCCGACGCCGCTGAAATTCAAACCGGTCATGCCATCGGTCGCCGCGATCCCAGCGCATTGCGCTTGGCGCTGTGGGCGGGCGCGGTGTGTTCACTGACCAGCGCGGCGCTGGCGTCGTTGCTGCTGTGGCTGGGGGCGCCCTGGTGGGTTGGGCTGCTGTCGAACCAAGCCGCGATCAGCGACCAAGCCTTGGCTGTCTTTTGGTGGCTGGCACCGCTGCCGCTGGTGGCCTGGATCAGTTATTTTTTCGACGGCGTGTTCATCGGCGCCAATCGCTTCAAACCGATGGCGTGGATTATGCTTGCCAGCACTGGGCTGGTGTATTTTCCGCTGTGGTACGCCACCCAAGGCGCCGGCTTGGCCGGGCTATGGATCGCGTTTTGGGGCTGGCAGCTGGCCCGCGCGGGCGCCATGGCGTGCTTTTTCAAATGGCGGCTGTGGCCGTCACTGGGCTAG
- the coxB gene encoding cytochrome c oxidase subunit II: MSLLTTPAAWAAWDLNMRQGVTEISQAVYGLHMTIFWVCVGIGVVVFGVMFYSIYYHRKSRGAVSDTFHESTKLEIVWTAIPFIILVAMCVPATKVLIQMYDASDSDIDIKVMGYQWKWSYEYLGEDLGNGDNMAFFSNLSTPRAEVYNEAPKNPNYLLEVDQPLVIPANKKVRFLITANDVIHAFWVPDFAVKKDAIPGFINESWTIVPEPGIYRGQCAELCGEAHGYMPIVVKVVPEDEYYAWVDNKKQQIAQARGITPAVANR, translated from the coding sequence ATGAGCTTGCTCACCACACCAGCGGCTTGGGCTGCCTGGGACCTGAATATGCGTCAGGGGGTGACGGAAATATCGCAAGCGGTGTACGGCTTGCACATGACCATTTTCTGGGTCTGTGTGGGCATCGGCGTCGTCGTCTTCGGCGTCATGTTCTATTCGATCTACTACCATCGCAAAAGTCGCGGTGCAGTCTCCGATACCTTCCATGAATCGACCAAGCTGGAAATAGTGTGGACCGCGATTCCGTTTATTATTTTGGTGGCCATGTGCGTGCCGGCGACCAAGGTACTGATTCAAATGTACGATGCCAGCGACTCGGACATCGACATCAAGGTCATGGGCTACCAGTGGAAGTGGAGCTACGAGTACCTGGGCGAGGATTTGGGCAACGGCGACAACATGGCGTTCTTTTCGAACCTGTCGACGCCGCGCGCCGAGGTCTATAACGAAGCGCCAAAGAACCCCAACTACCTGTTGGAAGTCGACCAGCCGCTGGTCATTCCGGCCAACAAGAAAGTACGTTTCCTAATTACCGCCAACGACGTGATTCACGCCTTTTGGGTGCCTGACTTTGCGGTCAAGAAGGACGCGATACCGGGCTTCATTAACGAATCCTGGACGATCGTACCTGAGCCGGGTATCTATCGCGGCCAGTGCGCTGAGCTGTGCGGCGAAGCCCACGGTTACATGCCGATTGTGGTCAAAGTGGTGCCCGAGGACGAGTATTACGCTTGGGTCGACAATAAGAAGCAACAAATTGCTCAGGCTCGCGGCATCACGCCCGCGGTCGCCAATCGCTAG
- the ctaD gene encoding cytochrome c oxidase subunit I, with translation MSAVIDNHAHDDHGPKKGFMRWVFTTNHKDIGAMYLWFSFAMFFVGGAFALVIRSELFQPGLQIVEPEFFNQMTTMHGLIMVFGAVMPAFVGLANWLIPVMIGAPDMALPRLNNWSFWLLPFSFTILLSTLFMEGGGANYGWTFYAPLSTTYAPPSVTFFIFAMHLMGVSSIMGSINIIATIFNMRAPGMTLMKMPMFVWSWLITSYLLVAVIPVLAGVITMMLMDINFGTSFFDAAGGGDPVLFQHVFWFFGHPEVYIMILPAFGIVSHIIPAFARKTLFGYSSMVYATSSIAFLSFIVWAHHMFTVGIPLVGELFFMYATMLIAVPTGVKVFNWVTTMFRGSMTFETPMLFSIAFVVLFTIGGFSGLMLAIAPADFQYHDTYFVVAHFHYVLVPGAIFAIFAAMYYWLPKMTGNMYPEWLGKLHFWLSFVGMNLTFFPMHFIGLAGMPRRIPDYNMQFADFNMVASVGAFAFGITQLIFLAVVVITIRGGKKAEAKSWEGADGLEWSLPSPAPYHSFSTPPEIK, from the coding sequence ATGAGTGCTGTCATTGATAATCACGCCCACGACGACCATGGCCCGAAAAAAGGCTTTATGCGTTGGGTGTTCACCACGAACCACAAAGACATCGGTGCGATGTATCTGTGGTTTTCATTCGCCATGTTTTTTGTCGGCGGTGCCTTTGCGCTGGTGATCCGCTCGGAGCTGTTCCAGCCCGGCCTGCAGATCGTCGAGCCGGAATTTTTTAACCAGATGACCACGATGCACGGCCTGATCATGGTGTTTGGGGCGGTCATGCCGGCCTTTGTGGGCCTGGCTAACTGGCTGATCCCGGTCATGATTGGCGCGCCGGACATGGCCTTGCCGCGCTTGAACAACTGGTCGTTTTGGCTGTTGCCCTTTAGCTTCACGATTTTGTTGTCGACGCTATTCATGGAAGGGGGTGGTGCAAACTATGGTTGGACGTTCTATGCGCCGCTGTCGACCACCTATGCGCCGCCGAGTGTGACCTTTTTCATCTTTGCCATGCACCTAATGGGCGTGTCCTCGATTATGGGTTCGATCAACATCATCGCGACTATTTTCAACATGCGCGCTCCCGGTATGACGCTAATGAAAATGCCGATGTTTGTATGGTCGTGGCTGATCACATCGTATCTGCTGGTGGCGGTTATACCGGTACTGGCGGGCGTCATTACCATGATGTTGATGGACATTAACTTCGGCACCAGCTTCTTCGACGCCGCCGGTGGTGGCGACCCGGTCTTGTTCCAGCACGTGTTCTGGTTCTTTGGCCACCCCGAGGTCTACATCATGATTTTGCCGGCGTTCGGCATCGTCAGCCACATCATTCCGGCCTTCGCGCGCAAGACCCTGTTCGGCTACAGCTCGATGGTCTACGCGACCTCATCGATTGCATTCCTGTCGTTCATCGTATGGGCGCACCACATGTTCACGGTGGGTATACCGCTGGTCGGCGAGCTGTTCTTTATGTACGCGACCATGCTGATTGCAGTGCCGACCGGCGTCAAAGTCTTCAACTGGGTCACCACCATGTTCCGCGGTTCGATGACCTTTGAAACGCCGATGCTGTTCTCGATTGCCTTTGTCGTGCTGTTCACCATCGGTGGATTTTCCGGCTTGATGTTGGCGATCGCGCCGGCGGACTTCCAATACCACGACACCTACTTTGTGGTCGCGCACTTCCACTACGTGTTGGTGCCGGGGGCTATCTTTGCGATCTTCGCGGCGATGTATTACTGGCTGCCGAAAATGACCGGCAACATGTACCCGGAATGGTTGGGCAAGCTGCACTTCTGGCTGTCTTTCGTCGGCATGAACCTGACGTTTTTCCCGATGCACTTTATCGGCTTGGCCGGCATGCCGCGTCGAATTCCGGACTACAACATGCAGTTCGCGGACTTCAACATGGTCGCCAGTGTGGGTGCTTTTGCCTTTGGCATCACCCAGCTGATTTTCTTGGCGGTCGTGGTGATCACGATCCGCGGCGGTAAAAAAGCCGAGGCCAAAAGCTGGGAAGGAGCCGACGGGTTGGAATGGTCGTTGCCGTCGCCGGCGCCTTACCACTCGTTCTCGACACCTCCCGAGATCAAGTAA
- a CDS encoding cytochrome c oxidase assembly protein, with amino-acid sequence MSNEAGIQRTLRRGLLVGALMFGFGFALVPLYDIICEIAGINGKTATSAYTGVTTEIDDSREVRVIFMSVNGGSMPWRFRPETTEMTVTPGRVYETAYLAENMTSRDLVAQAVPSVSPGYAASHMNKIECFCFEQQPLAGGQDTRMPLRFMVDADLPDSVRAITLNYTLFDITDKVAGATAAR; translated from the coding sequence ATGTCGAATGAAGCCGGCATCCAGCGCACCTTACGCCGAGGCCTATTGGTTGGCGCGCTGATGTTTGGCTTTGGTTTCGCCTTGGTGCCGCTGTACGACATTATTTGTGAAATTGCTGGCATCAACGGCAAGACCGCGACCAGCGCCTACACCGGTGTGACCACGGAGATTGATGACAGCCGCGAGGTCCGCGTGATCTTTATGAGCGTTAACGGCGGTTCGATGCCGTGGCGCTTTCGGCCCGAAACGACCGAAATGACGGTCACCCCGGGGCGGGTTTACGAAACGGCTTACTTGGCCGAGAACATGACCAGTCGCGACTTGGTGGCCCAGGCAGTGCCGAGCGTCAGCCCGGGCTACGCGGCGTCACACATGAACAAGATCGAGTGCTTTTGTTTCGAGCAGCAGCCCCTGGCCGGTGGCCAGGACACCCGTATGCCGTTGCGTTTTATGGTCGATGCGGATCTGCCGGACAGCGTGCGCGCGATTACTTTGAATTACACCCTGTTTGATATTACTGACAAAGTCGCCGGCGCTACTGCGGCGCGATAA